CATTCTGATCTGAGATGACTGCTTCCTTATAGTCATTTGAGGCGAGCTTCTGCTCCACCGTCCCACGGTTCATGCCGAGGGTCTCGGCAATGTCTAGGAGCACTTCTGCATCAGCGACATTGCTGCCCTCTGTGAAGTATGCATGATACAGATGCTCAAGAGCTTCGCCGTCCTTCCCTTCACCTTCCGCCATCTTGATCAGACGGTGGGCGTCCATCGTATTGGAGGGGATGACCGCATCCAGATTGAATTCGAGTCCGGCGGCTTCTGCTGCTCCGCTGACCTGCCTGTTCATCTCTTTTGCCTCTTCAAGGCTCTTTCCGTACTTTTTGGCCAGCAGTTCAGCCATGCTTGCGTCGGGTGCCATCGGTGCCGAAGGGTCGAGGCGGAAGCTTTTATGGATGACGTCCACCTCATCTTTCCCGCTGAACTGCTCAAGTCCCGCTTCAAAATTACGCTTTCCTATATAGCAGAACGGACATCCGATATCAGACCAGATTTCAATTTCCATAATCCTGCCTCCTTCACTGAATAAATCCTATTCATAGTATAACATTTCAAGGAGCTGTCATCTCCCGTCAGACGCCCTGTTTATTGCTCCACAGCAGTGTATGAAGCTGCGGCAGCACTTTCGCATCATTCATGCGCGGGTCCGCCATGGCCATGTCGACAAGCCACTCATAGCGTTCCAGCAGTTTGAATGTATGGCCTTCAACATTGTCCCCCAAATAGGGGTTGCCGACCTGGAGATAGAAGTCCACATGCGGATATTTCCCATGGACATCCGCTGCATACTCGAAATCCTTTTCATCGAAGACGACGACTTTGAGGTTGTAGTGGGCAGTACCTTCATCCAGACCGGCCATCACACGTTCCAGCTTTCTGAAGTCGGTATCCATCCCGGAACTTGGCGGTTTGGGGCTGATCGTCACATCATCGATTACAGCAAGCCATTCCTGGAACATCGTCCCCTGCGTTTCCACAGCCAGCTTGATGCCGCGCGCCTTCGCCTTCTCCACAAAGTCCTGCATATTTTTCAGCAGTGCAGGGTTTCCTCCGGATATGGTCACATGATTATAGTTGCCAGGCGCAAGATCATCCAACGCCGCCAATATATCATCGCCATCCATCATACGGATCTTGTCCTTCTGGCTGCCATCCCATGTGAAGGCGGAATCGCACCAGCTGCAGCTGTAGTCGCAGCCGGCAGTTCTGACGAACATGGTCTTCTGGCCGATGACTGCACCTTCCCCCTGGAAGGTCGGACCGAAAATCTCTAGTACAGGCACTTTCATCAGTTCCGACGCTCCTTGGGACGATAGATCACGTAGCTTGTCGGCGTCTCCCTCAGGTAGACCTGCAGGCAGACTGGCCGGTTGTCCAGTCCATCGACAAATTCCGCCACCATATCGTATATCGTCTCCGCCATGGTCTCCGTAGTCGGCGGGCGTTCCTGGAACCGCTCGTGTTCATTGAGCAGTGTATGGTCGAATGCATCGCTGATCAGGGATTTGAGCGACGAAAAGTTGACCAGGAATCCGAGGTCGTCAAGTTCATCACCGGCAATCGTGATGTTGACGAAGTAGGTATGACCGTGGACATTGCTGCATTTTCCAGCACGGTCATCAGGTATAAAGTGTGCTGCGGAGAAGTTCAAATCTTTGTTGAGTTCAAATCTATAATCATGATCGGGCGTTTTATAGCTCATCATTGTCACTCCTTTTCATTCAGATATGCCTGCAGTCCATCGTTCCTCAGCCTGCATGCCGGGCATTCGCCACACCCGTCTCCAATGACGCCCTCATAGCACGTCAAAGTTCTGTTCCTTATATAGTCGAGCTGTCCATATTCATCGGCCAGTGCCCATGTCTGTTTCTTGTCGAGCCACATCAGAGGTGTTTCGATGACAAAGTTCCGGTCCATCGCAAGATTGGCAGTGACATTCATCGATTTGACGAAAATATCCCGGCAGTCCGGATAGCCGCTGAAGTCCGTCTCGCACACACCTGTAATGATCGTACCGGCTCCTGTCTGGTAGCCGAGGGCGGTGGCGAAGGACAGGAAGAGCATGTTTCGCGCTGGTACGAATGTGTTGGGCACGCCCTCATCCTCCGACTGGGTGATGTCCATGCCATGCTCGGTCAGTGCATTCGGGCTCAGCTGCCCAAGCAGCGACATATCAAGCACATGATGCTTGAGCCCCTGTTCCTCGGCAATGCTTTTTGCCACTTCAATCTCTTTGCTGTGGCGCTGTCCGTAATCAAATGTCACCAGTTCCACAGTTCTGTAATTTGCCAGAGCATGGAACA
The sequence above is drawn from the Salinicoccus roseus genome and encodes:
- a CDS encoding DsbA family oxidoreductase, with the protein product MEIEIWSDIGCPFCYIGKRNFEAGLEQFSGKDEVDVIHKSFRLDPSAPMAPDASMAELLAKKYGKSLEEAKEMNRQVSGAAEAAGLEFNLDAVIPSNTMDAHRLIKMAEGEGKDGEALEHLYHAYFTEGSNVADAEVLLDIAETLGMNRGTVEQKLASNDYKEAVISDQNEATRLGAQGVPFFVINRKYGVSGAQPPEAFLEAVNKAYEEEQPLVDMSGDAGASCGRDGCE
- the queE gene encoding 7-carboxy-7-deazaguanine synthase QueE gives rise to the protein MMKVPVLEIFGPTFQGEGAVIGQKTMFVRTAGCDYSCSWCDSAFTWDGSQKDKIRMMDGDDILAALDDLAPGNYNHVTISGGNPALLKNMQDFVEKAKARGIKLAVETQGTMFQEWLAVIDDVTISPKPPSSGMDTDFRKLERVMAGLDEGTAHYNLKVVVFDEKDFEYAADVHGKYPHVDFYLQVGNPYLGDNVEGHTFKLLERYEWLVDMAMADPRMNDAKVLPQLHTLLWSNKQGV
- the queD gene encoding 6-carboxytetrahydropterin synthase QueD, translated to MSYKTPDHDYRFELNKDLNFSAAHFIPDDRAGKCSNVHGHTYFVNITIAGDELDDLGFLVNFSSLKSLISDAFDHTLLNEHERFQERPPTTETMAETIYDMVAEFVDGLDNRPVCLQVYLRETPTSYVIYRPKERRN
- the queC gene encoding 7-cyano-7-deazaguanine synthase QueC; amino-acid sequence: MDRNKALVVFSGGQDSTTCMFHALANYRTVELVTFDYGQRHSKEIEVAKSIAEEQGLKHHVLDMSLLGQLSPNALTEHGMDITQSEDEGVPNTFVPARNMLFLSFATALGYQTGAGTIITGVCETDFSGYPDCRDIFVKSMNVTANLAMDRNFVIETPLMWLDKKQTWALADEYGQLDYIRNRTLTCYEGVIGDGCGECPACRLRNDGLQAYLNEKE